In one Thermococcus celericrescens genomic region, the following are encoded:
- a CDS encoding pyruvate/oxaloacetate carboxyltransferase: MSRVEIIDTTFRDAHQSLIATRLTTDDMLAIAEKMDKIGFYSMEVWGGATFDVCIRYLREDPWERLRLLREHIRKTKLQMLLRGQNVVGYRHYPDDVVERFVELAHRNGIDIFRIFDALNDVRNMKVAIRKAKEVGAEVQGVIAYTTGKVFTLEYYLGKVEELLALDVDVITIKDMAALLTPRKAYELVSEIKERYGVPVNVHTHSTTGMAVATYLKAVEAGADYIDTAISPLAFGTAQPGIQTIWHALPEAAGSHLDRELIHEVSRYLKRLLDEKYSGMLHREALMVNPYVLKYQVPGGMYSNLISQLKEMKALDRLQEVLEEIPRVREDLGWPPLVTPTSQIVGTQAVLNVLFGRYERITEEVKNYIKGLYGRPPGEINPELRAKVLGDEEPITVRPGELLAPSLEKCRKELEELGYLENEEDVLTYCLFPQVALEFFRARKEGRMKPEVPPAVQRFKIYVDGVEFEVGVEGVDLSALRYLPQIA, from the coding sequence ATGAGCAGGGTTGAGATAATAGATACGACGTTTAGGGACGCTCACCAGTCCCTCATAGCCACACGGCTCACGACCGATGACATGCTCGCGATAGCAGAGAAGATGGATAAAATAGGCTTCTACTCCATGGAGGTCTGGGGAGGAGCTACCTTCGATGTCTGCATCCGCTACCTCCGCGAGGATCCGTGGGAGAGGCTGAGGCTCCTCAGAGAGCACATAAGGAAGACGAAGCTTCAGATGCTCCTCCGCGGGCAGAACGTCGTCGGCTACAGGCACTACCCCGACGACGTGGTTGAAAGGTTCGTCGAGCTGGCCCACAGGAACGGGATAGACATTTTCAGAATATTCGATGCCCTAAACGACGTCAGGAACATGAAGGTGGCGATACGGAAGGCGAAGGAAGTCGGGGCGGAGGTGCAGGGGGTTATAGCGTACACGACCGGAAAGGTGTTCACGCTCGAGTACTACCTGGGAAAGGTCGAAGAGCTCCTGGCGCTCGATGTTGATGTGATAACCATCAAGGACATGGCGGCCCTGCTGACGCCGCGGAAGGCTTACGAGCTGGTGAGCGAGATAAAGGAACGCTACGGTGTTCCCGTAAACGTCCACACCCACTCCACAACGGGAATGGCCGTCGCAACGTACCTCAAGGCCGTCGAGGCCGGGGCGGACTACATAGACACGGCCATAAGCCCGCTCGCCTTTGGAACGGCCCAGCCGGGCATACAGACCATCTGGCACGCCCTGCCCGAGGCCGCTGGGAGCCACCTCGACAGGGAGCTCATCCACGAGGTTTCGAGGTACCTGAAGAGGCTCCTCGACGAGAAGTACTCCGGAATGCTCCACAGGGAGGCACTCATGGTGAACCCCTACGTTCTGAAGTACCAGGTTCCGGGGGGAATGTACTCCAACCTCATCTCCCAGCTGAAGGAGATGAAAGCTTTAGACCGGCTCCAGGAGGTTCTGGAGGAGATTCCGCGCGTCAGGGAAGACCTTGGATGGCCGCCGCTGGTGACGCCGACCAGCCAGATAGTCGGAACGCAGGCGGTTCTCAACGTCCTCTTTGGAAGGTACGAGAGGATAACAGAGGAGGTCAAGAACTACATCAAAGGACTCTACGGAAGGCCGCCGGGGGAGATAAACCCCGAGCTGCGGGCAAAGGTCCTGGGGGATGAGGAACCCATAACCGTAAGACCCGGAGAGCTGCTCGCACCCTCGCTGGAGAAATGCAGGAAGGAGCTCGAGGAGCTGGGCTACCTGGAGAATGAGGAGGACGTTCTGACCTACTGCCTCTTCCCGCAGGTGGCGCTGGAGTTCTTCAGGGCGAGGAAGGAGGGCAGGATGAAGCCCGAGGTGCCGCCGGCGGTTCAGAGGTTCAAGATTTACGTGGACGGTGTCGAGTTCGAGGTCGGCGTTGAGGGCGTTGACCTGAGCGCGCTCAGATACCTGCCCCAGATAGCCG